A region of uncultured Desulfobacter sp. DNA encodes the following proteins:
- a CDS encoding DUF2149 domain-containing protein: MKFIKRSRPDQLLKSRYEEPLNGVANLFDVALVFIVALLLTLMSTFQVLDFFNPDSDITVMKKVNDQWQIITKKGKEIKVKKVTNHKIGGNEGFRLGTAYQLKNGRIVYIPEEKINEID; encoded by the coding sequence ATGAAATTTATAAAAAGAAGCCGGCCTGACCAATTACTCAAATCCAGGTATGAAGAACCGCTTAACGGGGTGGCCAACCTGTTCGATGTGGCCCTGGTTTTTATCGTGGCCCTTCTTTTAACCTTGATGTCGACGTTCCAGGTTCTCGATTTCTTTAATCCGGATAGTGACATTACCGTCATGAAAAAGGTCAACGACCAGTGGCAGATCATTACCAAAAAGGGAAAAGAGATCAAAGTCAAAAAGGTGACAAACCATAAGATCGGCGGGAATGAAGGCTTTCGGCTCGGCACGGCCTACCAGTTGAAAAACGGCAGGATCGTTTACATCCCGGAGGAAAAAATTAATGAAATTGATTAA